Below is a window of Candidatus Palauibacter australiensis DNA.
ACCAGAGAATGGACTGCCGGTCGAACGCCGCCCGGGGATAGGCCCGGCGGAAGTCGATCCGCCTCCCTCCCTCGACCTGGAAGCGCGGCAGGATCTCGAGCACCTGCCGGTAGAGGGGGAGGACGGCGTCGGGGAAGGCGTCCGATCCCGGGTCCCGCGCCTCCTTGATCGCATCGAAGAGGGTCGTGTCGCCGAGATCCTCGAGGAGCCACACGCCGGACTTCTCGTCCGCTCCGTACACCTCCGGCACGGGCAGTCCGAGTTCGCGCAGCGTACGGGAGTAGGAGAGGAAGGCCCGGTTCTCCATCGGGTCGGGCCCGTGGGCGCCGATGGCGGAAGCCCCGTCCCCCGCGGTGAGACGCCAGTAGCTGCGGGTGGAGCCGTCCGCGGCGACCGGCCGGATGTCCCGCGGCGGTTCGCCGTGCCACTCGATGAAGAGCGCCGACGCGAGGTCGACCAGCGCCTTGCCGGGAATCATCAGCCGGCGGGAATCGCGGGACCCGCGCCGGGCCGGGCCTGGAGCGCGCCCACGAGATCCTCGAGGCGCGCGACGCCGTTTGCCTCCAGGTATTTCGAGATCCCTTCGTGGACATCCACCGCCGCGCCCGGATCGACGAACGAAGCCGTCCCGATCTGCACGAGACAGGCGCCGGCGAGGATGTACTGCAACGCGTCATCGGCGTTGCGGATGCCCCCGATTCCCATGATCGGAAGCCCGCACGTCTGCCGCGCGCGCCACGTCGCGTAGACGCCCATGGGGAGGATCGCGGGCCCGCTCACGCCGCCGGACTTGTTGCCGATCAGCGGTTCGCGCCGCCCGATGTCGACGACCATCCCCGGGAAGGTGTTGATCGCGCTCAGACCGTCGGCGCCCGCCTCCTCGCAGATGCGGGCGAAGTCGCCCACGTCGGGGACGTTGGGCGTGAGCTTGATCACGAGCGGCCGCTCGGTGCAGCCGCGGAGGCGCACCACGAGGTCGGCCAGCGCCCGCTCGTCGGTGCCGAACATCGTGCCGCCCTTCACGTTCGGGCAGGAGACGTTGATCTCGTACCCGAGGAAGCCGTCTTCTCCGTCGAGTCCGCGCACGACGGCGGCGAAGTCCTCCGCCGAGTGCCCGACGACGTTCACGAACACGTGCGCGCGGCGGAGGTGCTCGCGCAGCCAGGGGAGTTTCTCCGCGATGAAGCCGTGCAGCCCGGGGTTCTCGAGCCCGATCGCGTTGATCATCCCGCCGGGCGTCTCCGCGACGCGGTGCGGCGGGTTCCCGGGGCGGGGTTCGAGGCTCACCGCCTTCGTGACCAGGCCTCCGATCTCGTCGAGGGGGATGAGATCGGCGTATTCCTGCCCGTAGCCGCACGTGCCCGAGGCCAGGAGCACGGGACTCGGGAACTCCGCCCCGAACACGCGCTGGACGAGGCCCGGGGACGACGCCGCGGGGGTCAGATCGCCCCCCAGTCGAGTTCCTCCGCCGGGAAGACGGAGCCCTCGATGCACGACTTCACCCAGCGGCCGTCCGCCCCGCGCACGACGCACCCCTGGCAGGTCCCGATCCCGCAGCCCATGTGCTCCTCCACCGAGACCTGGAGCCGGCGGCCGTGTTCCCGCGCGAAGGCCTCGAGCGCCCGCAGGAGCGGCGTCGGACCGCAGCCGAGGAGGAGCGCGCGCGACGCCGGGTCGAGGCCGGCGGTCACGAGGCCCTTCCGGCCGGCGCTCCCGTCTTCGGTGAACAACTCCGGGTCGTGATCCGTGAGGCGGGCGATGAGCGCGGGGTCGAAGACGGCTTCGGCGTCCCGCTCTCCGTAGATAAGCCGCACCCGCCGTCCAGCCGCCGCCTCGCGCGCCGCGAGGAAGATGAACGGGGCGAGGCCGACGCCGCCCGCGACGCACTCGACATCCGCGCCCTCCGTGTCGAAGGGGCGGCCCAGCGGACCCAGGAGGAGGGCGGTCTGCCCGACTTCCAGCGTCGCGAGCGCCCGGGTGCCCTGTCCGTAGGCGCGCAGGAGGATGCCGACCTCGCCGCCGGGGCCCGTCCAGCCCACGCTGAACGGACGCGGGAGGAGCCAGGCCCCCGGCGCGTCGAGCCCGACGCCGAGCATGACGAACTGCCCGGGGAGCGCGGCGGCCGCGATGTCCGGGCAGTCGAACTCCTGCCACCAGGTATCGCGGGCCACGAGGCGCGTGGAGAGCAGCACCGCCCGCCGGCTCACGGGCACGGCGCGCTCCACCGCCACATCGCCGCCGGCGCTCAGCACCCCGGCTCCGGCGCGGGCGCGTACCGGCGCAGCACGTCCGCGCGGTACGCCACGATCGCATCCGCGATCGCCCGCGCGATCGCTTCCTGTCCCTCCGCCCCGTTCAGGTAGCGCTCCTCTTCTCCGTTCGAGAGAAAACCGACTTCGACGATCACCGACGGCATGCGCACGAGCGCCCCGAGCAGGACCCACCACGGACCCTGTATGACGCCGCGGTCGGGGGACCCGCCACGCCGGACCCTTCGGATCGAGTTCTGCACGAACCCGGCGAAGAGCCGCGACTCCGCAAGATTCTCGGTGCGGTCCAGTCCCGCGAGGATGAACTGAACGTCGGACGGTGAACCCGCCGCCTCATCCACCTCCGGGCCCCGGTTCTCCCGCAGCGCGACCTCGCGCGCCTCCTCCGAGCGGGCCTGCCCGAGGAAGATGGTCTCGAACCCGCGCGCCCGCTCGTCCCCCGCGGCGTTGGCGTGAATCGAGACGAAGAGATCCCCGGCCCGGTCCACCGCGAACTGGGACCGCACGTCGAGGTCTACGTAGACGTCCGTGTCCCGGGTCATGTGAGGCTCGAACATCTCGCGCCCTTCAAGCTCCTCGGATAGTCGCCTCGCGATCGCGAGCACGATGTCCTTCTCGTAGCTCGCGCTGCCCAGCGTTCCCGGGTCCCGGCCCCCGTGCCCCGGGTCGATGATCACGCGCCACGGGGCCGCCGGGTCGACGCGGGCCGGCAGCGGGTCGGCGGCCGGCGGGGAGGACGGAGGCGCCGGCGACGAGGCGGGCGCCCCGGACCCTTCGGACCCTTCGGACCCGGCGGCGACCGGCGGCGGTCCCTCCGACACCCACCGCGCGACGAACTCGGCCGGGAGCCAGAAGGCGCCGCCTTCCTCGTAGGGCGGATTCGCGAGCTGCACCGTGCGCCCTCCGTGCCGGAAGAAGGGAGATTCGGCCTCGAACGCGACCTCTTCGCCGCGGAGGCGGGCGCGGAGGAAGACGCCGTTCCGCGTGACGGCGTCGAGGACGCTCTCCAGGGCGAGCGCGAGTTCCGCCGCGTCCACGGCGGGGTAGGCCCGGTGCCGGGAGACGGGGAGACTCACGGTACGGCCCGAGACCTCCGCCCGTACCGTGTCGGGGAGCGCCTGTGCGTCGATTCCCGTCAGGCTCCCGGAAAGCACGGTCTGCGCGATGACGACGGCGGCAACCGCGGTCCGCCCGCCC
It encodes the following:
- a CDS encoding phosphotransferase enzyme family protein, which produces MIPGKALVDLASALFIEWHGEPPRDIRPVAADGSTRSYWRLTAGDGASAIGAHGPDPMENRAFLSYSRTLRELGLPVPEVYGADEKSGVWLLEDLGDTTLFDAIKEARDPGSDAFPDAVLPLYRQVLEILPRFQVEGGRRIDFRRAYPRAAFDRQSILW
- a CDS encoding dihydroorotate dehydrogenase is translated as MHRGLRLPGGGTRLGGDLTPAASSPGLVQRVFGAEFPSPVLLASGTCGYGQEYADLIPLDEIGGLVTKAVSLEPRPGNPPHRVAETPGGMINAIGLENPGLHGFIAEKLPWLREHLRRAHVFVNVVGHSAEDFAAVVRGLDGEDGFLGYEINVSCPNVKGGTMFGTDERALADLVVRLRGCTERPLVIKLTPNVPDVGDFARICEEAGADGLSAINTFPGMVVDIGRREPLIGNKSGGVSGPAILPMGVYATWRARQTCGLPIMGIGGIRNADDALQYILAGACLVQIGTASFVDPGAAVDVHEGISKYLEANGVARLEDLVGALQARPGAGPAIPAG
- a CDS encoding dihydroorotate dehydrogenase electron transfer subunit, which codes for MLSAGGDVAVERAVPVSRRAVLLSTRLVARDTWWQEFDCPDIAAAALPGQFVMLGVGLDAPGAWLLPRPFSVGWTGPGGEVGILLRAYGQGTRALATLEVGQTALLLGPLGRPFDTEGADVECVAGGVGLAPFIFLAAREAAAGRRVRLIYGERDAEAVFDPALIARLTDHDPELFTEDGSAGRKGLVTAGLDPASRALLLGCGPTPLLRALEAFAREHGRRLQVSVEEHMGCGIGTCQGCVVRGADGRWVKSCIEGSVFPAEELDWGAI
- a CDS encoding N-acetylmuramoyl-L-alanine amidase; protein product: MAVDRGAGGRRDRVGAGGRTAVAAVVIAQTVLSGSLTGIDAQALPDTVRAEVSGRTVSLPVSRHRAYPAVDAAELALALESVLDAVTRNGVFLRARLRGEEVAFEAESPFFRHGGRTVQLANPPYEEGGAFWLPAEFVARWVSEGPPPVAAGSEGSEGSGAPASSPAPPSSPPAADPLPARVDPAAPWRVIIDPGHGGRDPGTLGSASYEKDIVLAIARRLSEELEGREMFEPHMTRDTDVYVDLDVRSQFAVDRAGDLFVSIHANAAGDERARGFETIFLGQARSEEAREVALRENRGPEVDEAAGSPSDVQFILAGLDRTENLAESRLFAGFVQNSIRRVRRGGSPDRGVIQGPWWVLLGALVRMPSVIVEVGFLSNGEEERYLNGAEGQEAIARAIADAIVAYRADVLRRYAPAPEPGC